In Penaeus vannamei isolate JL-2024 chromosome 15, ASM4276789v1, whole genome shotgun sequence, the following are encoded in one genomic region:
- the LOC113821447 gene encoding micronuclear linker histone polyprotein, with product MSRNKRREAADTMESSSNYRQYHGSQDNILGGRNRQQEERAAFGDARLSRSTPSVAATHAAPQSPSRRGGRDERRGRSPVRNKIKPDGQAKAQAYRDSRQYNRSPSPARRTTAGNNRSRSPGREARGRNNRGQSPGRYDRGQSPSRNTGARYTRGQSPNRSANVRNNRGQSPNRSQSSNQNTAVRNNRSHSPNRGANERSRGRSPSRNTREQYNRSQSPGRYNGRRNSHLSSSRELDKHIAQPVSHRYEPRHGREEGNILYFDAATLEEETSTARLEVLSIVIHVIVMAASMMITIPMAQVTISWQYVRRRCPLFVDKNPQTDVNWGNENMAPCNVTAFLPLLVAVLSACLAFFHCSILHAWRMRGDPPIVAFSKKYAIATMVITAVQAVLSLTIACTLTDGFRQTCLSFELNPWPDVRPASCREGYNDRDFSYRLQDLHTFSKIIIGLVGAWVCTVATTFLTIIYLIRAKLCACCADDF from the coding sequence ATGAGTCGAAACAAACGCAGAGAAGCCGCAGACACTATGGAGAGCAGCTCAAACTACCGTCAGTATCACGGGAGTCAAGACAATATCCTCGGAGGTCGAAATCGCCAGCAAGAGGAGAGAGCCGCGTTCGGTGACGCTCGCCTCAGCAGGAGCACTCCGTCAGTCGCCGCCACCCACGCCGCTCCTCAGTCGCCGAGCCGTCGTGGCGGAAGAGACGAGCGACGCGGCCGATCGCCAGTCCGCAACAAGATTAAGCCGGATGGGCAAGCGAAGGCGCAAGCTTATCGCGATTCGAGACAGTACAATCGCAGTCCTTCTCCAGCCAGAAGAACTACCGCTGGGAACAATCGAAGCCGTTCGCCCGGTCGTGAGGCAAGAGGACGGAACAATCGTGGCCAGTCGCCCGGCCGATATGACAGGGGACAGTCGCCCAGTCGGAATACAGGGGCTAGATATACCAGAGGTCAGTCACCAAATCGAAGTGCAAATGTACGAAATAACAGGGGTCAGTCACCAAATCGCAGTCAGTCTTCAAATCAAAACACAGCTGTACGAAATAACAGGAGCCATTCGCCAAATCGTGGTGCAAACGAACGAAGTCGTGGTCGGTCGCCAAGTAGAAATACTCGAGAGCAATACAACAGAAGCCAATCACCAGGTCGATATAATGGCAGAAGGAACAGTCATTTATCATCGTCCCGTGAATTAGACAAGCACATCGCCCAGCCCGTGAGCCATCGCTATGAGCCCAGACACGGCCGTGAAGAAGGGAACATCCTGTACTTCGACGCTGCAACCCTGGAGGAGGAAACAAGCACCGCTCGCCTAGAGGTCCTCAGTATCGTAATCCACGTCATCGTCATGGCCGCGTCGATGATGATCACCATTCCCATGGCCCAAGTCACCATCAGCTGGCAGTACGTGCGCCGACGATGCCCCCTGTTCGTGGACAAAAACCCACAGACCGACGTGAACTGGGGCAACGAGAACATGGCTCCCTGCAATGTGAcggccttcctccccctcctggtgGCGGTGCTCTCGGCGTGCCTCGCCTTCTTCCACTGCAGCATCCTCCACGCCTGGCGCATGCGCGGCGACCCACCCATCGTGGCCTTCTCCAAGAAGTACGCCATCGCCACCATGGTCATCACTGCCGTCCAGGCGGTTCTCTCTCTGACCATCGCGTGCACGCTCACGGACGGCTTCAGGCAGACGTGCCTCTCCTTCGAACTCAACCCCTGGCCCGACGTGAGGCCAGCGTCCTGCAGAGAAGGCTATAACGACCGCGACTTCTCCTACAGACTCCAAGACCTCCACACCTTCTCCAAGATCATCATCGGCCTTGTCGGCGCTTGGGTCTGCACCGTCGCCACTACTTTCCTCACGATCATATATTTAATCCGTGCGAAATTGTGCGCTTGCTGTGCGGACGATTTTTAA